A stretch of DNA from Triticum dicoccoides isolate Atlit2015 ecotype Zavitan chromosome 2A, WEW_v2.0, whole genome shotgun sequence:
GCCCTGGCCACCAATCCCCCAGCGTGGATTTTCCTTGTGCATCCCCGATCCCTCTCACCATGGGGAAGATAACCCCACTGTCCCTGTTGCCCAAATGGTAACGGCAGGGAAGGAGAACCCCCACACATGCTAATGCAAATATAACAAAGAATTTACATGAAATAGACACAGGTCATAGGTAAATATTCCATAAATAATTCTGAAAGAATTCTATAAAATACAAACACAAGAGAATTCAGAATCCATCTAAAGTAGAAGTTTGAAAAATATTAGAACTGAAATCCATCATTTCAAAAAGGTTTAATATTGATCGGTTCACATTTCACGGCGATCAATTGTGGACCAAAATTGTTTTCGTGTGCCAACACGAAAGCAATAATTACAGCCGGCATTGATACATCATTGTTCAAGTTTGGTCACTACAAACAGTTCTAAATTATCAAGTTGTGATGTCCAAGGAGTTGTGATGTCCGAGGCAAAGACACTTTTAAATAAGATGAGCTGCAAGGTGATAAAGCAAGGCGATCTTCTCCCCACTCGGCTTCGACATCAGGTAACACAGCTTGATGTTGCCTGAACTATGAAAAAAGTAAGAAAGTTAGAATCATGTATCCAATTGACAAGTGTATGACTAGAGCTTGGATTTCTAGTAATGAGCAACATGAATTGTTGATAAAAAGAATAAAAACACAAAACAAACTACTATTTGCGATTACTGTGGCATAAATTTCAGTAATAATTACTGGGAAGAGAATTGTATAATTGGAAAACTAAGGATAAAACAAACATAGATTTATGAAAAGTGAAGTCTTATTATCTAAAAAAAAGAGGGAAGGCAGCCTAAGAACCAGTTCACAAACCAATACATGGCACTTTGTTTAGATGCCCAGGCGAAAACCAACTAGGACTGTAGCTGATGACCACCAAAAAAAAGAACAAGCTGAAAAAATTGTATAGAAGATGGCACCTTGTTTCTAACAAAACTAACCATTCCAATGGAATCATGCAGTgacgataacccataagtatagggggtcgcaacagttttcgaggatagagtattcaacccaaatttattgattcgacacaaggggagccaaagaatattctcaagtattagcagctgagttgtcaattcaaccacacctgaaagacttaatatctgcagcaaagtagtatgaaagtaacggtaacggcagcaaaagtaacagtagcagtttcgtAGCAATTGTAACGGTGGCAACGGAAaaataactaagcaaagatcaatatgtgaaaagttcgtaggcaatggatcagtgatgaataattatgtcggatgacattcatcatgcaacagttataacctagggtgacacagaactagctccaattcatcaatataatgtaggcatgtattctgaatatagtcatacgcgtttatgaaaaagaacttgcatgacatcttttgtcctaccctcctgtggcagcggggtcctaatggaaactatggaatattaagtcctccttttaatagagaaccggaccaaagcattagcatttaatgaatacatgaactcctcaaactacggtcatcaccgggaagtgtcccgactattatcactccggggttgccggatcataacacgtagtaggtgactataacttgcaagataggatcaagaactcacatatattcatgaaaacataataggttcaaatctgaaatcatggcactcgggccctagtgacaagcattaaacatagcaaagtcatagcaacatcaatctcagaacatagtggatactagggatcaaaccgtaacaaaactaactcaattacatgataagtctcatccaacccatcaccgtggaCACATGGTTGTGGAACCAAGTTCTGTagtagtttttcaaaaaaaaaatcttataTACTGAAATAAGACCACTGTCAATACTAGGCAGAGAAATATAGTTAAGAGTAGTAGTTTTATTAGAAAGAGCATTCTGCATAGATTGCATTGTGTATAAACAGAATTAAGAACAGTCTGCATGACAGTAACGGAACAAACACATAGTTAAGAGTAGTAGTTTTGTTATAAAGAGTATTCTGAATAGATTTCATTGTGTATAAACAGAATTAAGAACAGTCTGCATAACAGTAACAGAACAAACACATAGTTAAGAGTAGTAGTTTTGCAGAAATTAAGCTTCCTCAATGACGGTGTCTAAGGGATGATTGCGTCATACACCTTTCTTCCTCTGAGTGAAATATTCTCAATGACCGACGAATCGAAAGGCACCAAGCAATTGGACACAACGTCTTCGGGTAAAGCAAAACACTTCTAATGTTAGAGCACCTGCATTCGACACACGAATGAATACTTATCAGTTTATGGCACAAAAGATGCATATAGTATTTTTGCTAAACAATTTTAGAACACACAATACATTCAAGAAGCGCATGAATATGCACTAGCTACCACATATTACAGAACATATTGCTAAGCAATAACAATACCAGTAGGTAGGAGCCTAGGAATAGAGTAAATACAAACATAGTGGTATTCTACAAAATTAAGAGCAACATTTTCTCATAGACTAAAATCAAGCAAAACACTTGCTAATGTCAGAGCGCTGCAACTGATAATCAATTTTAACAAAGAAGAGCACTATATGAGCAACTATCAATGAACAATGAGACATAATGATCAGCAGTAGGCAAGTTGCTATATGCATCAAGCAATTTATTTCAGGTTGCTACTTGCTTGGCGGCATTGAATCAGATTTGATGAATACGATGTCTACAGCAGTTTCGTGTCAAGGGAATGGCTCACATACCTTTCTTGCTCCGGGTGAAATCTTCTCCATGATCGACGAACCAAAAGGCACCCAACAACTGAACACGGCGTTTTTGGATAAGGCAAACTTCTAATGTCAGAGCACCTGCATTTGACACACAATAAAATACTTCTCAGGAACAGAATAAACGCAGTACCATGACTTACATTACATTTTAGTTCTCTCTGCACTAGGGAAGAACTACTATTAACCAATGCATATGAAACTTGTGTGTGTAAATCAACATCAATGAATTTCACACCAAGTACAACCTATCAAATGCTGGTAGTACAGAGTGCACAAGAAACTACATAAACTACATATGTGCCAGGTAATCATAGATAGTTCTATATTTTTAATCTTGCCATGGAAAAATATAATATCCAGCAGATGACATGTTAACAGTAAGCTAGCTAGCTATGCAGGGAGAGAAAAACAAACCAATAGGAAGCTCACTGAACTAGACCTACACAAAGCTGGCATTCAACGCTAAAATTTTCATGTCCTGAACGACATAGTAATTACCACTTCCACTTTGGCAATCCGCCAGAACGCAAGTTAGCAGCGATTACCCATCACTAATTCTTCCAAGTTATGTCAATCTATGTACTAGTATGTCTAAATATAATTATCTAATCTTGCTGCTCCCAATTGTCATTACGATGGCAGAAAGTCTAGTGGCAAGGAACAAGAATTTTTCTTCCATAATAATTTGTTGGGGCCATGAGAACAAACCAATCACGCTAGGGGCTCGGGGGCGCTGCAAACAAAAGAAGTAGACCAAAGAGGAGGTTTTTGGGTCTCGTGTCCTCGTGTGGCAGTGAAGGCATCATCATGGAGAAGAAAACCACTCgggtagaagaggaggaggagggcatACCTTGGTGAAAGAGGAGGATGACCTCCCGGCCGCGTCTTCGTCGGAGGTGAGGAACTTAAAGGCAGGGGAGAGAGATCCAGAAGGTGATGACCTCCGTCGCCATCACCCCCGCTAGAGGGACTGAGCGTGGAGGTGGAGGGAGGTGGAGCGCTCGATCTCGCCGCCGCGGAAAgggagagcaactagttaacgagcgctcattcgagagcctcgcaacgatcagcgccacttgacaCGCTCTCAGCCATTCACCACGTGTCGTGTTCTGGGCGCTTCTCCCGgatcttgtttttttatttttccgcacatgTTTTCAGTTTTTTAAACGGTTTTTCCGTGCTTTCTCGACGTTTTCGTTTTCCACCGctcttccttagcttttcaaccaaaaaaatatttgaaaatttttttgcgtgaaaaaacgcgttttcttttttcccctttcactagagtcatggttttgctttcgcgagaggcatggttttgctttcgcgagagttacggccgtgcctctcgaaaacgaaaaaaaaacacttttttcttttttttctttcgcgagagtcacggttttgcttccgcgagaggcacgggtgtgctttcgcgagagtcacggccgtgcctctcgaaaacgaaaaaaaacatattttctgtttttttttctttcatgagagtcatggttttgctttcgctggaggcacggttgtgctttcgcgagagtcacggccgtgcctctcggaaaggaaaaaatatgttttttgtttttttctttcgcaagagtcacggttttgcttccgtaaagtggcacggttgtgctttcacgagggtcacggccgtgcctcctcggaaacgaaaaaaacgcgttctctttttttccttccgcgacactcagggttttgcttccgcgagaggcacgggcgtgccttttTGGAAAGAGAAAAAActtgtgctcccggttcggttttttcatccGATTTTTTTGTCCGATTTCTTcgtgaaaaaagttcgtcaaaacctatcaacatgggatctagttttgaagatctcgacgtgaggaatccaacgacgaaagcggttcgagatttggacgcacagtttgagagataaaacgttttgaataaacggatctacgaacaaAGGAAAAACTCACAGGTTGCGATAACtgacgctgcatgtgcgccacttgtcgcaaccaggAGGATTAGAGTGATCTTTGCAACGaatactcctcaattagtgatttcacGGAAAGGGCTGAgctgcccctgtctcgtgggtaaACCCAGGCAAACATCaggccgggccgggtttcgggccgagcttgtaaaagcccgaccttcatttcccAAGCCTgcacccggcccgaagcccgaaatacaCCCTATTTTCAAGCCTgagcccggcccgaactatctTCCGAGCTGCAAAACAAGGCCCAAGCCCGACCCGGCCCGACCCAGGTTTTTCGGCCAAGCTCAGGCCGGGtcggccgggctgcccatgcccgggtttactCGTGGGCTTCCAAATGCGCAGGTGTCTTGGGCCtgaaaccaaatgaggcctgaggtGGTAGATGGCCTGCTTGCGGTTCCAGAATTCCAGTGCCCATGTAACCGAAAGGAAAGATATTGCAGAGGATAATGACGGAAGGAAAGACAAACATAATACAGTAGTATTTTGTTTCTCCATATACGGCTCCAAACTGGGAGCCCGGTTCCATTATAGTACTCGTTAACAGAACAAGGTCCAAAACAAAAAGCAGTAAGCCAGTAACCGAGTTCCAAATCATATCAAAACGGAAAGGCAACTACACAATTAGCAAGTAACCGAGTTCCAAATAATAATACCAAAACGACAAGACAACAACTACACAGGCAGCAACTGCCATTCATATACAACTTCAGCGCCCATCAATCAAGACTAGGGCCAAAACACATTGCCACAAGACAACATCAACTGGACATTTTGACCTCCAGAAAACAACTTCTGTCATCTTCACATCACTGGTCATCACACTTCTCGGAcccagcctcttcctcatcctctccagcTTCAGTGACAGGCAACAACATTCATGGCAATTGCTAGGTAACATATAAAGCATTTTACAGCAACTACACGATGGGCAAATCATTCAATAGGACATCTAGAACCTTCTGCCCATCCTCATCCCTGATTCTCTCCCAGCGAGCATACTCAGCATTGTTTTCAGCTTTCCTGCGCTCTGCTATACTCCTCTTGGCTGCTGTCATCTTTGTCAGGTCTTGCTCTTCAAGTTTTGGTTTGTGCTCATGGATAATGTTAGTGACTTGATGCTTAGTCCGCATGATGATCCTAATAATGTCCTCCTTTTCACATTTTAGCAGACGAAGATAACCTCCCAACAAGGTTCTCAAGTTGAAGTTTCCATCTGATCCGCAAAAATTCAGCACTAGATCACCCCCCCTCATATCAATTTGACTGTGCATCTCCTTTCTAGCTTCGTCAAAACTAACACGACTCTCCCTAAACTCCATGTCGAACTCGATAATAGCAATAAAAAACATGAACGCCAGTTTTGATAATTTCGACCATTCACGGATCAATTCACTCAGCCTTGGGGTCACCATTTTCAGATGAGAACGAGGCAACTCACAGTTCTCAACCACAAAGTCCTCACTTTCAGGGAAGCGCGGGCACTCCCCAAGGATGAACATCAACAGGTTCAGCAAAGGAACAAGGTAACTTTTATAGCTTCGGCAATTGAGAACATTGAGCTTTCTGACTTCGTAGGTCATTCTCTTAAGAAAGCCCTTGAATATTTCAACCTTTGTCCTGTGTGAAACAAAAGACAACATCAGAACTCAATGAACTTTTGCTAGTTAGAGATAAGAATATGATTACGATTAGTAAGAATTCATGAAAACAGAGCAGCAGCTATGATACTTTTTCACACAAACAGGTAATTTATTGATCCAAGCTTGCCAGGGTTCAAATAGCAACCACCAGC
This window harbors:
- the LOC119358243 gene encoding uncharacterized protein LOC119358243, with amino-acid sequence MSKRDRHRGGGGAPLTPEEQEDQDIEDAVQKRLKTEFSKLKGAENRCKRAFTEAGMRVSSPGLLNLYFEQSQSLRKFELKVDCSAQEFKAYIEKRRTHIRKVTFSMTEMMETPDPNSPAVSVLQLLCCDWSGYFTLFRETPDYSQDPKKRYEKGGFLTFAGMTKKMQFPDIFGPITELQQYKESYTDVTKVEIFKGFLKRMTYEVRKLNVLNCRSYKSYLVPLLNLLMFILGECPRFPESEDFVVENCELPRSHLKMVTPRLSELIREWSKLSKLAFMFFIAIIEFDMEFRESRVSFDEARKEMHSQIDMRGGDLVLNFCGSDGNFNLRTLLGGYLRLLKCEKEDIIRIIMRTKHQVTNIIHEHKPKLEEQDLTKMTAAKRSIAERRKAENNAEYARWERIRDEDGQKVLDVLLNDLPIV